The following nucleotide sequence is from Nitrospira sp..
GATGGTGGTGCCCAGGTAGTAATGGGGAATCTCGCGTTTGGACCGGCTCATGGCCGCGGCGATCGTCTGGCGCATCTTGGCCTGGCGGTCGACGGTCTCGGTCGGCTCGGCCGATCCTGCCGCTCGTTCCACGTCGGCGAGGGTGATGGCGCCGTCCGGGCCGCTGCCCTGCAGGCGCGAGAGATCGACGCCGCGTGACTCCGCGAGCGTCCTGGCGGCAGGAGAGATGCGCCGACGGCCGCCGGCGGGCGCCGGCATCGCGGGACGAACCGGGGTTGGGGGCATGGGAGCCGGAGTGGGAGAAACCGGTGCGGCAGGTTGGCCCGCTTCGCGAATGAGGGCCATCACCGTGCCCACCGCTACCTTGTCGCCTGGTTTCGAGAGCAACCGTTCAATGACGCCGCTGTGGTGCGACTCGACCTCGATAGCGGCTTTTTCCGTATCGACCTCGGCGATGATCTCCCCCTTCGCGATCGGATCTCCTTCACGCTTTTTCCACTGCACCAAGGTCCCCTCGGTCATATCGGCGCCGAGCGTGGGCATGATGAATTCAGCCATGGCACCCCTCAGTCAACGCCGCCCCAGCAGCGCCGCCACGGTCGAGACGATCGTCTCAGGTTGCGGCAAGGCGGCTTCCTCCAAGTGTTTCGGGTAGGGAATCGGCACTTCCGCGCTACAGACCCGCGCCACCGGGGCATCCAAGTCATAGAAGGCCCCCTCCATGATCTGCGCGGAGATTTCTGCGGCGAAACTCCCGGTCCGCCAGGCCTCGTCGATCACGACTGCGCGGTGCGTCTTGCGCACGGAGGCGAGGATGGTGCCGATGTCGAGGGGGCGTAGCACCCGTAAATCCAGCACCTCCGCGTCGATGCCGGTCTCCGCCAGTGTAGTGGCGGCGGCCAAGGCCTTCCAGAGGCAGCCGCCGAAGGTGATCAGACTGACATCCCGGCCCGGGCGGCGGACGGCGGCGTGGGCGATATCGACGAGCGAGGGCCCCTCTTCCAACTCACCTTCCATTGAATAGAGGTACGCATGCTCGAAGATGAAGACCGGGTCCGGCTCCCGCAAGGCGGCGAGCACCATCCCGCGGGCATCGGTGACGGTGGCCGGCGTCAGGACCGTGATTCCGGGAATATGCGCGTACCACCCTTCGAGGCTGTGGGAATGTTGCGCGGCGACTTGCCGTCCGGCGCCCGTCGCCATCCGCACGACGAGCGGCACGTTGAATTGGCCGCCCGACATATGCCGCAAGGTCGCCGCATTGTTCACGACCTGATCGAGCGCGAGGAGGCTGAAGTTGACGGTCATCACTTCGACGATCGGTCTCATGCCGCCCAACGCCGCGCCGATGCCCGCGCCCACGAAGGTGCTTTCGGAGAGCGGCGTGTCACGAATGCGCTCGGGGCCGAACTCGTCGAGGAACCCTTTGCTGCAGGCATAGGTGCCGCCGTATTTGCCGACATCTTCGCCCATGAGAAATACACGGGGATCGGTCGTGAGGGCTTCCCGCAGTCCGGCGCGCACGGCTTCTCGGTAGGTGAGGCTGGTCATGCTGGTCGTTCGCTGTAAAGGTCCTTCGTGAGGTCTTGGACCGATTCCCACGGGCTGGCCTCCGAGAAGGCGACAGCCCCTTCGAGT
It contains:
- a CDS encoding alpha-ketoacid dehydrogenase subunit beta, giving the protein MTSLTYREAVRAGLREALTTDPRVFLMGEDVGKYGGTYACSKGFLDEFGPERIRDTPLSESTFVGAGIGAALGGMRPIVEVMTVNFSLLALDQVVNNAATLRHMSGGQFNVPLVVRMATGAGRQVAAQHSHSLEGWYAHIPGITVLTPATVTDARGMVLAALREPDPVFIFEHAYLYSMEGELEEGPSLVDIAHAAVRRPGRDVSLITFGGCLWKALAAATTLAETGIDAEVLDLRVLRPLDIGTILASVRKTHRAVVIDEAWRTGSFAAEISAQIMEGAFYDLDAPVARVCSAEVPIPYPKHLEEAALPQPETIVSTVAALLGRR